The following nucleotide sequence is from Nitrospira sp..
TTGGAGAACAGTGGGACCGGGATTGAGGAATGATGCAATTCCGGCGAGCTGTCAGCCGAAATCATCAACTGACAGCTCGTCGTGAAGGGTGCATCCGGATTTCTTCAGCAGCTATTCGGTGTCCTTACAGAAGGTTCGTTCGTAGGCGATGGTCATCCAGGCTTCCTCCTCGGTGATGACGCCTCCCTTGATCAGGGCCGGCATACCGGTGCCGGGACTTCCGTTCTTGATGATCCAGTGTAGTTCTCCGTCGTTCCGCTTCTTGTGAAACTTGCAGTTCGTGAAGTTTCGGGGTCCCGGCGACAACAACATTCCACCGGGCCCATTCCCTTCTCCAGTCAGGCCATGACAGTTGACGCAGGTCCCCTTGCCTTCATAGAGTTCCTTGCCTTTGGCGATGATCTCGGGTGTCACGGTCAAAGGGCTCTTTGCCTTCCGTACTTCGGCCCGTTCAGCCTCCGGGACACGCGGCTTCAATGGGTCGGCCTCGGGTGCGGCCCATCCAGCCGTACTCAACAAGGCAACGGCGACTATGTTGCATACTGTCACGACTATACGCGTACCTCTCATGATTCCTCCTTGGTGATTACCGCTGAGGTTACCGCTAGACGGCTGCTCAGGTTGCGCGCCCGAAGACGCAAATGTTGAAAAATATGATAACACGATATGGTCCTCAGCGGCAGTGCCCATGTCCGATGGAAAATGATCAGGCCGAAGTCGAGTTGCAGGCAGGTTTGGGATGCCAGCTGAGGACCTCGCCAAGCCCGAACCTACCAGCCCGAGCTTGGCGAGAGACTAACTTGGGAGTACCACAGTGATCATCACTGCGAACCCTCATTGTGTCATCAGGGAACTTCGACGATGTCCTTTTTCATCGGCCCGAGGACGCCGAGCAGTTCGTCTTTTTCTTGTTTTCCGACGTTGAAGGTGTCCAACGCACTGACCAGGTCTTCCACGAGGGCGTTGAAGGCGGCCGTTGTGACCTTCATGCCCTTGTGCGTCGTCTTCATATCTCGGCCTGAGTAGGTGCAAGGCCCGCCGCTCGCCTGGCAGACCTGTTCGACCAAGAGCTTATTGAGCTGCTTGAGGTCGGTTTTCGCAAAATAGCCGTTGATGCGCTTGTCTGCTCCTACGTTGCCGATGAATTTGGTGACGACGGCTTGAATGGCACCCTGCCCGCCAAGCCGTTCATAGAGCGATCGCTCCGCCGCAAAGGATGTCGCGCTGCTCAGTGTCCAGGTGGCCGCCACGGCAATGGCAACCGTCGCTATCTGCTTCGAGAATCTCATGTCGTCGGCTCCTTTTTGTAAGTAATGATTGATATGACGTCCGTACCCCGGCCTAGTGATTAAGGATTCCAGGGGGTCAGCGGCATCAAGTTGTCATACTTCTTTGGGTTCTGGTTGGCGACCACCACGGCAATCGCACCTCGCAGAGCGCTCGTCAAGGAGTGGGTCACGATAGGATAGGCTCCCGGTTCATCAACGATCATATCGAACGTGGCTGCACTGCCCGGACCGACCACATAGGTCTGGACCCCCGTAAGTTTGTTGGCCGGATTGCCGCTTTCGTAGACGTTGTCCCAGATTTCGGCGATGGTATGGAGAGAAGAGAACTCGTTCGGGCCGGCATTCACAAAGTAAATGCGTACCCGTTCGCCGACCTTGACTTCCAACGGCTCGGATCCCGGGAAGAAGGGATGGTACTTGAAGACGCCGCCGTTGAAGACCGTGAAATCAAATTTCCGATCGAACATCGCCTGCACATTGTCCGGGTTCTGCCACAGCTCGGATTGCACCAGGACGAATTCCCGATCGGCCTTGGGCCAAGCGTTTGCGTTCTTGGGATCGACGATGATCGCACCGAACATGCCGCGGCCAATGTGCTGGATCATCGGCGGTGCGCCGCAGTGATAGAAGAACACGCCGGGCTTCTTTGCCACGAAGGTATACTTGATCGTCTCGCCGGGCCTGATTTCGCGGTAGTTCTTCAGGAAGTCGATCTCAGCCGCGTGAAAGTCCATCGAATGTCCGTTGGCGTTCGTCGGGGGATTGACGAGGGTGAAGTGCACTGTATCCCCTTCCGTCACCCGGACGACCGGGCCTGGCATCTGACCGTTAAAGGTCCAGGCCTTGTACTTCGTACCATTACCGTCGATGACGATCTCCGTTTCGGTCGCCGTGAACGTGACGTCATGGACCTTCGCCGCTGCGGACCCAGGCATCGTGATACAACCGCTGGCTCCGAAGAGGACGGCAAGTCCCAGGGTAGATGTGAGCATACGAAACCTCTGCATAGTAGCCTCCCTTTAGATTTTTTATGGAAAAGAGGCGCTGCACTAAATGAGCTCTGCGAATACCCCCCCCTCCATCGCTCATCAAGCAGGCGCCGGGCCAACTATCTACCAAATTCTGAGGAGAAAATACAAAGAAAATTTTTATGACCTGTTCTTCCCAGTACAGCAGGACCCTGTTTCGCAGGGGCTAAGGCCATGGGAATAGCGGCATCGCACAATACATACCGGCACTGTTGTTAAAGAGGTAACTCTGATCTCTGTGCCAAAGGGAATGATCTACCAGGCAGTTGGTGACTGCACGACATGGTTACGCAGGCTTGAGATTACGCTGGGCGATCGCCACGTTTCGGAGAAGGCCCTGGTGTTTTGCGCGCCTGATCGGGCTCTGTCGAAATACCATCGAGAAGGTCGTCTCATCCAGCTTGGATAGTTCGTTCAACTCAGGAGAGAGTGTCAGATGTGAAGGTTGAAAGGCGCCTTCCCGAGTCGGTTCCGCTCGCAGATTGAACGGACAGACATCGAGACAATCGTCGCATCCGAAGATCTTGTTTCCCATGCCTGTTTGTAGCTCGTGAGGGACGGTGCTGTCGTCGCCACGTAGTTCGATCGTGAGGTATGACACACAACGAGTGGCGTCGACAACGTAGGGCTCCGTGATGGCTCCCGTCGGGCAAGCTTGAATGCAGAGCGTGCAGCTGCCACAGAGATCGGTCGCCGATTCGTCGGGGTCCAGCACCGCCGTAGTCAGAATTTCTCCCAACAGGAGCCAAGAACCATACTCTGCTGAAACAAGATTGGAATGTTTTCCGATCCAGCCTAAGCCTGCTCGTTCCGCCCAGGCTTTCTCCATGATGGGGCCGGTGTCGCTGTATGAACGGGTTCTGGCGTCTGGTGCCATCCTGTGAATCAACTGTTCCAGTTGCTTGAGCCTGGAATCAAAAAGCTTGTGATAATCTCCTCCCCAAGCATATCGCGCAATGCGGCCGTAGCCTGGCTGTTCGTTGGCACGGTGCTCGGTAAGATAGTTGGTCCCCAACGAGATGATGGAGCGGCAGCCGGGAAGCACCAGGCCAGGATCGGCGCGTTTGTTCGGGTCCCGTTCCATCCAGGCCATGGTGCCGTGGTAGCCTCGCCTGAGCCATTCGGTGAGACGATCAAGGAGACGTCGGGGAACTGCAGTTTCGGGATGCGAAAGGGAACTCTTTTCCCGATCGCCGGCAATCGACCCTGTCTGTTCACTGGATACCTGGCTAATGCCGACCGCATCGAATCCCAGCCTACGGGCTTCTTGTTTGATGGTTGCCGTGATGGACATGGGATGTACGTGAGCTCAAGGCTGGGCGGAGCAATCAAAGCGGACACTGAAGTGTGCCGAACATCGGACCGATTTGCATCGGTCGCAAGCGCCGACAATGTTCGTCTTCCAATCGGTCTCCCTTTTATCAAACCGGCACTGTAGTCGGCCGCCTTTCGAGATCGTGCTCCAGGGCTGCTTGGTTCCGGGAATGGAGGCCACCCGGCATCCTTGTGGGAACGGAACGTGGCAGGGGCGTCCGGTGTCACCTTTTTCCATTGAAAAGCTGCACGACAACTCTGTTGTGGCTCCGGAATCCTCTATCTCCTGTGCCCTGATGTCGAGGGAAGGAATGAGCAGCATCAAGAGCGGCAAAGTGAAAAGGCCAAACGCCCTGCATCGAATCGTCATAGGTTTCGATGGTAGCACAGTCCTTTGGCTTGCGGCCATGAAGAGGGCCGCGTAGAATCTTCCCACTGGCTTCTATTCACACCAATGGAGGCTCTATGCTCGCGACACGGATTACGCAAAAAGAGGGCGCATTCTATTTCATCGCGTACAAGGCCGGTGAGCTCTTGAGCAAGGTTCGGTTCACCAGCCGATACTACTTCGAGGGGGAAGAGATCGCACAGGCCAAGATTTCCGACCATGACGACGTGGCGCAGTTTATTGCGGGAATCGAGCGGAGCGAGAAGGGGTTCCAACGGGTCTTGAATCGGCAGAAGATCAAGCAGATCGTCAATTTTTATGAGACGGTCGTAGCTCAACCGATGATTCCCGGCACCGTGCTGCTCTTTACCGATGAGACGCTTCGCTTTCAAAAGGCGGAGGGCTCAGAGTCAATCGGCCACCTGAGCGAGCCGAAGGGAAAGTATCTGGTGATCGACGGCCAACACCGCCTCGCAGGGCTCCACTTTTTCCACGAAAAACATCCCGATCAAAGCGCGCAGGTCGAGGTACCCTGTCTCTTGTTCGATGGGCGGAGCGCCGACTTTGCCACGGAGATGTTCGTGATCATCAACTCTACCCACACGAGGATCAACCGGTCGCATTTGGTCGATCTCTACGAGAAAGTCTCATGGGAAAGTCCTGAGAAGAAGTTCGCCGCCAAGGTCGTGAACCTCTTGTATGCCGAGCCGGACTCACCGCTGCAGTACAAGATCAATCGACTCGGAGGGCGGAGCAAACAGGAAAAATGGATTCTGCAGTCCGAGGTGTTCAACGAGCTGCTGAAAGTCGTGACCATCCATAAGCGCTGGATAGAGACTCATCTTGGGATGAAGGCAGATCGCTGCTACGCACTGGTGCGTGACTACCTGAAGGGGATCAAGGAGGTCATGGGCGAGGTCTGGGGGCAGAACGATCGGTATATGTTTACTCGTGATGTGACGCTCAAGGCATTAATTCGCGTCTTGGACGATTTGATCGTGGATCGTAAGCTCATCAATGACTGGGACGAACAACGGTCGCACAAGCCGTTTGCGGAGATCGTCAAGCCCTGGGCTCCTCTGACGAAGGAGTTCCGCGCCGACGGCTTCTATGAGCGATTTCCGGCTAAAGGGCAACTTGAACGGGTACGGAAGATTCACCAGCGGCTGCTGGATGCGATTGTTGGATAACCGACCAGCATTCTTGTCGGGCGTCGTCTTACGGCTATCACTCGCCGTGCTTCTCTCCGTTGCCGAATCGGAGGCGGCGCCTCTGCTGGCGGCCGAGACGGATAGGCTGGAGGTGAGAGTAGAATCCGGTGGTGGAGTCCGCGCGACGGCGCAGGTCTTCTTTCCAGCCAAGCCAGCGATCGTCCAATCGTTGTTGACCGACTATCCGCATTGGCCCGAGCTCTTTGAAGTTCGTCTGCGGGTAGCCGACTTACAGATCCATGATGGGATCGCGACGGTCGATCTTCGCATCGATCACCCGTTGATGCCGGGGGAGCGCAAGTTAGTCACAGCATCAAAGACTTTATCGAGCGGCGGGCTTGTGACGGACCTCACGGGGGGCGACTTCAAGCGCTATCATCGAGTATGGAAACTACAGTCGATCGGAGATGGAACCCAGACGCGGGGTGATTTCGAGTTGGTGGTTGAAATCGCATCCATGGTGCCGGATTGGCTCGTGGCAATCGCGATGCGACAGGAACTGGAGGCGCACTTTCGTATCGTCAAACAGAAGGCGTTGGAGCTCTCCAAGCGATAACTGATATGGTTCACGGTTCCAGAGGGAAGAATCCTAGTGCATCGGTGCTCGCCGGCCTCTACGTCATTCTCGATCCATCGGTCAGTCCCGATCGTCCCCTTCTCGATGTCTTGAAGGTTTCAGCCGAGGCAGGAGCCAAGCTTTTTCAGTACCGGAACAAGACGGCTTCGATGAAAACCGCCTATGCGGAGGCGTTGCCCCTGAGGCAAGTAGCGCAAGAACTCGGTGTGCTGTTCATTGTCAACGATCGATGCGATTTGGCGCTGGCGGTGGATGCGGACGGTGTGCATCTCGGACAGGGAGATTTACCGCTCAATCTCGCACGAAAGGTCATGGGGCCTGACAAACTGATCGGTATTTCGACACACAGCCGAGAGCAAGTGGCGACGGCGACAGCCGGCGGGCCGGACTATCTCGGCTTTGGTCCGATTTTCACGCCCGGCTCAAAGTTGGACCATGATCCGGTCGTTGGCCTGCAGGGGCTACGAACAATCCGCCCCGTGACTACGCTCCCGATCTTTGCCATCGGTGGAATTACGGCCGATCGCTCTGGGGAAGTGATTCGAGCAGGAGCCGACGGAGTGGCGGTCATCTCCGCAATTCTGAAGGCACCGGATATTTCGCAGGCCGTCACCGACTTTGTCTCGCGGGTTTCAACACCAACTTCGCCAAGTTCTTGAGCGCAGCGCATCGCGCAAGATGGGTGATGGCGGGGCGGAAGCGGTTCGGCAGGCCTGGTTCGTAAGGGAGTGGGCCGAGCACTGCTATGCCGGATTGTTTGCGAAGGATCTCAATCGTCGATCGCTCTTGAACGAGCGCGAGCCCCGATCGGACGGGCTGGGTGCGATTCAGAACGAGAGCGATGATCCGGATCTTCTGTCGCCGAAGGGCTTCGACGGTCAGCAAAGCATGATTGATTCCTCCCAGGCCGGATCGCCCAACGACCACGACTGGAAGGCGTAATAGCTTGATCAGATTCGTGACATTGGACTTGATTGTGACCGGCACGTGCACGCCGCCGACTCCTTCGACCACCATGCAATCATACCGGCCGGACAAGAGGCGGTAGACTTTCTTGATGGTGTTCGGATCGATGGTCTGTCCTTCGGCCTGAGCAGCAGCAAGTGGAGCGACCGGCAACTCAAACGAATAGGGACAGATAGCTCCCGATGTCTCTTCACTTTCAATGATGTTTCGTAACCGGGCTGCATCCGACTGAGCTGCTCTTCCTGCCGAGACTCCTGTCTCAATCGGCTTCATCACGCCGACCGTCAGCCCGCGCTTCTTGAGATGCAGGGCGAGCGCCGCCGTGACCAATGTCTTCCCAACGTCTGTATCAGTGCCGGTGATAAAGATCCCGTGGTTCATCAGCGAGAGGCTTTTACTAGAGATGTCTGCTGTCGCAGTTCCAAACCTGTCCCGATACGTCCTTAAGCTGGGCCAAATGTACGATCGTACCGACGACTTCGTCGAGAGATGCCGGCCGATGTAGTGCGTGATCGAACCATCCCTTATCTTCCGGGAATATTCCATCCGTCAAGTCGGTCTTTTGCCAGCCTGGCAGCACGAGATTCACACGAATATTCTGTGGCCCCCATTCTAGCGCCGCCGTTCTGACAAGACCGATCAGTCCTGCCTTGGATGTCGCATAGGCGCTCTGGCCCGTCGCCCCATGGAATCCCGTGTGGGAACCGATCACGATGATGGAGCCTCCGCCGCGGGCGAGCAGGGCAGGCCCCATGGCTCGCAGACAGTGAAATGTGCCTGTGAGATTCGTGGCGATGACGTTCTCCCAGATCTCGTCTGAATGGCGCACGAGCAAATCGCCTTGCCCGATTCCGGCGTTGCAAACCAATACCAATGGGCCGGACGTGCAGCCGGAGAATCCGTCGACCATGCGTCGAACGGATTCCGCTTCTCGAATATCGGCGGGATAGAGATCACCGGCTCCGCCTGCGTTCAGCACCTGTCGCAATGTCTCTTCTGCCGACGGTTTGTTGCGATAGTAGTGCAGGCCCACATACCACCCGGCCTTTCCGAATCCCTCACAGATGGCACGCCCGATCCCACCAGAAGCGCCGGTAATGAGGACTGCTGGTCTCGATCCAATCGGCGACGGCATGGCAGCGAATTATGCGAGGAGAGCTGTACGAAGGCAAGCGGTGGAAAGACCGGCAGGCGTTTTGTGAGGTAGTACGGGATAGGAAGGTGGCCTGAGGCATTGTGAGGTGATGCTCACCGTGGTCTTGAGTCGTGAGCCTTAGATGGCTCCCCGTCGTCCCCTACCAGTAGACTGCAATCATCTCAAGTGCTTGGTACGCTGATGATTGATGTGGTATGGTCCAGTCGGTGGAATTTGAATGAGACCTTGCAAAAGACAATGAAAACATCCGAAAACACGGAGTGAGTTTTGCCGAGGCAGTCGAATCGTTTCTTGATCCGCAGGGCTTTCAACTGACCGATAGCAAGCATTCTGGGTCTGAAAAGCGATGGTACTGGGTTGGCCGCATCGCAACCGGTCGTGTGCTCACCACGCGCTTTACCAAGCGGGGCAAGACCATACGCATCATTGGTTCCGCTGAATGGAGAAAGTTTCGGAGGCTCTATCATGAAACAACCAAACCTTCGCCATCTCAAGATCGACCGAGGAGGCACTGAAATCATTCGCAACGCGATTCGAAGGAAAGGGCGAGTAACCATCACCGTCAATCTTGACGCGGCCGATCTTCGAGCACAAAAGACTCACTCCAAGAAAGCCGGAGCTCCCTATCAACGTCTGTTGACGCTTCTCACGACCACTGTGTCCCAACAAGATTCGATTCAGTCCCGTCTGGCACGACTTGAGCAGGAACTCCGCAAGATCAAGCGCCACATCGCTGCCTAGCAACTCACTGTCCATTAAAGGAGATAGAGGAGTCCTACGTCACGACGCCTGCCCGATCGTTGTGTGCTGAAGCAGCGCGCAGCCGAGGAAGACTTGCCCCATCAGAGCCTGACCGCCGGCATCCCGCACAACTCCGCCGGCCGCTCTGCTCCATGGACACATTCACCAGTTCTTTTTTGGGAATAGCTACCCCCAAGATTTTAATCGGAGATCACAATACATAATCCAAGATCCGAACCCGAATTCTTATCCATAGTCGGTTCACTCGTTCCGATCCATCTTCGGCGAGCATAAGCAACGCTGAAAACAGGTTTGCTCATCTCGCTGGGGTGATGTACACTAGTCGTGTACATGGGAGGTACTCATGGGATCTGTCAACGTCAAGGAGACGCGCCGCCTCTTAAAATCGCTCCTTGATCGTGCCGAAGCCGGCGAAACCATTACCATCGCGCGACATGGCGAAATTGTCGCGAGACTCGTTCCTCCTTCTCGGCATCCTCGCCAACTGCCGTCTCTCAGTCGGTTACGCGGCTCGATTAAGAGAAAAGGGCGCTCCTTGAGTCGTATCGTGATTGACTCGCGGCTGGATGAACGCGCGTGACGGTCTATGTCGATACCAGCGTCCTTGCCGCGTACTACTGCCCGGAAGCATTGAGTCTTGCGGCGGAGCGCACACTCCGAAGTCATCGCGCACCAACAATCAGCGAACTTACCCAGGTCGAGTTCGCCTCTGCCATTTCCAAGAAGGTCAGGGAAAAGACATTGTCTCAGGAACATGCGGCGAGAGTGATGGCCCAATTCGAGACGCATGTCGAGGATGGATACTATGAAGTCCTCTCCCTGAGGCCGCGAGACTATCGCCTAGCCAAGTCTTGGTTGGGACAACTCAGTGGCACACTCAGAACGCTTGATGCTTTGCATCTCGCCGTGGCCGAGGCTACCGGGGGAGCAATCGTCACAGCCGATCACCGGCTCGCAGCCGAAGCTCAAAGGT
It contains:
- a CDS encoding type II toxin-antitoxin system VapC family toxin, with amino-acid sequence MTVYVDTSVLAAYYCPEALSLAAERTLRSHRAPTISELTQVEFASAISKKVREKTLSQEHAARVMAQFETHVEDGYYEVLSLRPRDYRLAKSWLGQLSGTLRTLDALHLAVAEATGGAIVTADHRLAAEAQRLGVPVRLLTVGRAG
- a CDS encoding type II toxin-antitoxin system prevent-host-death family antitoxin yields the protein MGSVNVKETRRLLKSLLDRAEAGETITIARHGEIVARLVPPSRHPRQLPSLSRLRGSIKRKGRSLSRIVIDSRLDERA
- a CDS encoding group 1 truncated hemoglobin, coding for MRFSKQIATVAIAVAATWTLSSATSFAAERSLYERLGGQGAIQAVVTKFIGNVGADKRINGYFAKTDLKQLNKLLVEQVCQASGGPCTYSGRDMKTTHKGMKVTTAAFNALVEDLVSALDTFNVGKQEKDELLGVLGPMKKDIVEVP
- a CDS encoding SDR family NAD(P)-dependent oxidoreductase, which produces MPSPIGSRPAVLITGASGGIGRAICEGFGKAGWYVGLHYYRNKPSAEETLRQVLNAGGAGDLYPADIREAESVRRMVDGFSGCTSGPLVLVCNAGIGQGDLLVRHSDEIWENVIATNLTGTFHCLRAMGPALLARGGGSIIVIGSHTGFHGATGQSAYATSKAGLIGLVRTAALEWGPQNIRVNLVLPGWQKTDLTDGIFPEDKGWFDHALHRPASLDEVVGTIVHLAQLKDVSGQVWNCDSRHL
- the queG gene encoding tRNA epoxyqueuosine(34) reductase QueG, translated to MSITATIKQEARRLGFDAVGISQVSSEQTGSIAGDREKSSLSHPETAVPRRLLDRLTEWLRRGYHGTMAWMERDPNKRADPGLVLPGCRSIISLGTNYLTEHRANEQPGYGRIARYAWGGDYHKLFDSRLKQLEQLIHRMAPDARTRSYSDTGPIMEKAWAERAGLGWIGKHSNLVSAEYGSWLLLGEILTTAVLDPDESATDLCGSCTLCIQACPTGAITEPYVVDATRCVSYLTIELRGDDSTVPHELQTGMGNKIFGCDDCLDVCPFNLRAEPTREGAFQPSHLTLSPELNELSKLDETTFSMVFRQSPIRRAKHQGLLRNVAIAQRNLKPA
- a CDS encoding DGQHR domain-containing protein, whose product is MLATRITQKEGAFYFIAYKAGELLSKVRFTSRYYFEGEEIAQAKISDHDDVAQFIAGIERSEKGFQRVLNRQKIKQIVNFYETVVAQPMIPGTVLLFTDETLRFQKAEGSESIGHLSEPKGKYLVIDGQHRLAGLHFFHEKHPDQSAQVEVPCLLFDGRSADFATEMFVIINSTHTRINRSHLVDLYEKVSWESPEKKFAAKVVNLLYAEPDSPLQYKINRLGGRSKQEKWILQSEVFNELLKVVTIHKRWIETHLGMKADRCYALVRDYLKGIKEVMGEVWGQNDRYMFTRDVTLKALIRVLDDLIVDRKLINDWDEQRSHKPFAEIVKPWAPLTKEFRADGFYERFPAKGQLERVRKIHQRLLDAIVG
- the bioD gene encoding dethiobiotin synthase; its protein translation is MNHGIFITGTDTDVGKTLVTAALALHLKKRGLTVGVMKPIETGVSAGRAAQSDAARLRNIIESEETSGAICPYSFELPVAPLAAAQAEGQTIDPNTIKKVYRLLSGRYDCMVVEGVGGVHVPVTIKSNVTNLIKLLRLPVVVVGRSGLGGINHALLTVEALRRQKIRIIALVLNRTQPVRSGLALVQERSTIEILRKQSGIAVLGPLPYEPGLPNRFRPAITHLARCAALKNLAKLVLKPARQSR
- a CDS encoding multicopper oxidase domain-containing protein, whose translation is MQRFRMLTSTLGLAVLFGASGCITMPGSAAAKVHDVTFTATETEIVIDGNGTKYKAWTFNGQMPGPVVRVTEGDTVHFTLVNPPTNANGHSMDFHAAEIDFLKNYREIRPGETIKYTFVAKKPGVFFYHCGAPPMIQHIGRGMFGAIIVDPKNANAWPKADREFVLVQSELWQNPDNVQAMFDRKFDFTVFNGGVFKYHPFFPGSEPLEVKVGERVRIYFVNAGPNEFSSLHTIAEIWDNVYESGNPANKLTGVQTYVVGPGSAATFDMIVDEPGAYPIVTHSLTSALRGAIAVVVANQNPKKYDNLMPLTPWNP
- a CDS encoding cytochrome c, which codes for MRGTRIVVTVCNIVAVALLSTAGWAAPEADPLKPRVPEAERAEVRKAKSPLTVTPEIIAKGKELYEGKGTCVNCHGLTGEGNGPGGMLLSPGPRNFTNCKFHKKRNDGELHWIIKNGSPGTGMPALIKGGVITEEEAWMTIAYERTFCKDTE
- the thiE gene encoding thiamine phosphate synthase, with product MVHGSRGKNPSASVLAGLYVILDPSVSPDRPLLDVLKVSAEAGAKLFQYRNKTASMKTAYAEALPLRQVAQELGVLFIVNDRCDLALAVDADGVHLGQGDLPLNLARKVMGPDKLIGISTHSREQVATATAGGPDYLGFGPIFTPGSKLDHDPVVGLQGLRTIRPVTTLPIFAIGGITADRSGEVIRAGADGVAVISAILKAPDISQAVTDFVSRVSTPTSPSS